CGAGCAACATTTGGCAGAGGCTCGTATATATTCAACAATGTTTCAAACAACGATGTAAGTTTGATCAGTAAAGTACTTCAGTGACCTCAGTATTTCCCTTACAGTTTCGATCAAAAATCATCCCAACCTACTATACATTGACCCTAGTTTTAGTTCGTCAACATGGAACGGTTTTTTAGCGTGTTGATATTATCTTCCTTGTAAGCGTTGATCTACCCTAAGTCACGGAAAACTCTTCACACTGAATATACATGATCTAGGAACGTGTATATATTTGTTTAGGAATTCGCTGCATTCATACAAACAATTCTTCTGGTATGTTGTCCAGTGTGACTTAAAACATGTATTTCAGCAAACAATGTTTTGTGCTGGTGCTGATCTGCCATTGTGCAGTGCCGTGTTGTGCTGAGGACTGTGAGTATCACGTTATGTGTACCCATTTGATGTCGGTCTAGTGATGATTATTACTGTAAACAAGGTCAACTCCAGGGCACCGATTGGCTTCATCTACCTGCTATCGTTGTAGCATGTAGGGAACAATTATTGATTATAATAAACAGTAGTTTTGAGTATGGTAAAAGAAAACGTTAGGTCTTGTTTGATTTTCAAATAGAAATCTCtggacagtaaaaaaaaaaaaaaaaaaaaaagggtggtTAATTTGCAGTTTTCACAAAAGCGCCTGTATTTGCAGTTCTGAGCGATGAAAATGTCCTGTAAACAACCTGTAACACTGGGTTAACGTAATGCGAAGTATGAGCTATCAATAACATAACTGCATTTTACACTTCCTCGTCGAGCGACCTACTGATGTTAATAAGAGATTATTTTCAGGTGTGGAATTTGAGGTCAACAACGATGAGCCTGTAGTACTAGAAAACACAACATTGACTTTGAAATTCATTTTGTCGGACACCTGCGAATACGCATCCTCTGCGGAGCTGGTCAGTGTATTGGACGGCAATAACTCTCTGTGCGTAATAGTACAGAATCATGGTTCCTGTATCTCTGGGTCATCTTCTGGTCCTAACTGCACATGCAACGCAACAACTCAGCAGTACAGTTTTTCGCACTTCATCACGGGAAAACAAACCAGGCGGTGGACGCTGTTAGCAGAGCTGAGTAACGTCATGAAGACTAAGAGGACTGTGAATATTACCGTTGAATGTAAGATTTTACTATCGAATTCTCTTACACaaaatttgtttgattgtttgtttgtttgttgctgttgtgtgcGCATTTAGTAATTACCTCTTTATTCCCACCGTTATTCATGAAAATATCAAATGCATGAACTGTCAGTAATATACTTGTTTACAACTGTTCTTTAAATTACCAGATCCACCGGAAATTTCCAAGCTGACCTTCGAAAGCAATGGCAAAGAAATCAACAAAACCCCAACCGCGATGCGAAACTCCACAATCAACATCTTATGTCTGTGGAAGGAAGGGAACCCACCGCAGTCAGTGACACTAAAGAAGGACGGTGTGGAGCTCACCAGCAACGAGTCTGTACAACAAAATAACCTGAGTCTCACGGAGCACATCATCCACAACGTTCAGTGCAACGACACGGGCATGATCAGCTGTGAGGCGCCTGGGGCCAGAGAAAACAAGACGCAACTACTCTATGTCAAATGTAAGTAAGGTGGTGTGTTTTTGAGGCATCCTTTTCTTTTACTTTCGTCTTTTTGTATTTCTTGTTTAAATACGTTACAAAGTTTGTCAAATGTTGTTGCCACTCTGGAattgtctgttgttgtttaaaattatattttacaATATTGATGCAATATTAAGTAAATAACAAGAGTTATAAGCCTTCAATGACAATTATTGAGTCATAAATCATGAACTTAATCAAAATAACCACTGATTCATATTCGTAATTGTGTGTCTACCACATACCATTCATATACGATCGCTACGTATACTGCGAAGAAACAACGTATATGCGGTCTTGGAATGTTGTTTTGACCAGCCTCAAAACTGAAAAGGGTTATGTCCGTTGCGCATCATACAGTGATTGTTTTTTTGACGGAGTCGCAGATTGGTATGTAGTTGTGTAGAGAAGGGCAAGGTTGCATTCAGTTagtttgcatgtttgtttgaACGCTTGCTGTTTGATGATctcagtgtgtgttttttgcttGCTAAGCTCGATTCAGTTGTTaccatgtgtgtgtttctgtgaacAAGGTGGACTACTGATCGCTGACAAAGAGTTCTCCTTCCCGACCAGTTCTGGTCAGCAGACACTGGAGTTCCCCGTCACTGCCTTTTATCGCCAAGTTGTCACCTGTCAGCTGTGGAGATACAAGGCCAAGGACAATGTCTTCAGTTCACTCCCTGTCGACTGTACACGGATcgattgtttcatttttttctgtctcgtGTTTTCTTGAATGTGACCCTTACGGTGCAATAGAAAAACAACAGAAACTACAAAAATGATTTAATTAGATATCGAAATTGTGCTACTTACGCCGATGTTGTTgtggtttttctttttctaggaACCTGATAACTATAACTGCCACAACAGAAGTACAGAGGAACCACCCATTTAAGACTtacttccttttaagaccctgttttctcagattttctcttcataacctctataaatttacccccatttcaaaACTCCCTCCAatttaaaacctgattttctcaacaTTCGGcgtgaggtcttaaaagggggattttgctgtatatatactgttcaaaaaaagaaacgcatagcttgtaatatttggttaatttagttatatggctacaaggatatccaccaaactgcagaaaatgtttatctggtcgtcgacctttcgtccattgccacaagtgagctctgcacgtgacgcatgcgttatcagtggctacaatgtcaaaattgctcatttggcatgaccactcgtcatgcttcagtgtaatctcgtgaaactcggggaatattgagctctcaccatgtcttccaaaacccataaaagcggattgttcgccacaaagaaatcagacgacaattcagcgacgaaagatggcccgattgagcagagaagaccgccaaattgcattgggtcgtttacaagcagaccaaagtcaaagtgcaatcgccaggcacttccacgtgtcccagagcaccatcagtagactgtgggtcaggtttcaagccactggctccgttgctgacttgccacgagcgggaagaccaagggcgacaactgctgctcacgaccgcttcatacggctccgccacctccggaatcgtttcctgtcggcctcatcttctgtccaggctctccccgggccacaccgattatcggaccagaccgtgcggaaccgcctgcatgaagctggtttgagagctcgcagacctcacagaggagctgtcctcacccgccgccatcgccagaaccgagtgcagtggggcaaccagcaccttcgctggaccgtccggaatcactggagacacgtgtggttcagcgacgagtcctacttcctgctccagcgacatgatggtcggaggagggtctaccggagagtaaacgaacgttacgcgcccaactgtgtggatgaggcacccgttcatggtggtggaggcgtcatggtgtggggggcgatcaataccgctggaaggagcaccctggtgcacgtccaagggcgcataactgcccagcgatacgtggaggaaattctgcgcccacacgcccttcg
This region of Littorina saxatilis isolate snail1 linkage group LG8, US_GU_Lsax_2.0, whole genome shotgun sequence genomic DNA includes:
- the LOC138974359 gene encoding uncharacterized protein, which encodes MYFSKQCFVLVLICHCAVPCCAEDCVEFEVNNDEPVVLENTTLTLKFILSDTCEYASSAELVSVLDGNNSLCVIVQNHGSCISGSSSGPNCTCNATTQQYSFSHFITGKQTRRWTLLAELSNVMKTKRTVNITVEYPPEISKLTFESNGKEINKTPTAMRNSTINILCLWKEGNPPQSVTLKKDGVELTSNESVQQNNLSLTEHIIHNVQCNDTGMISCEAPGARENKTQLLYVKCGLLIADKEFSFPTSSGQQTLEFPVTAFYRQVVTCQLWRYKAKDNVFSSLPVDCTRQASLTGSVPNLTLTIQLPEGTSTSLVVGRWRLDLRNRDENGSVCFTIGIAM